Proteins found in one Triticum urartu cultivar G1812 chromosome 4, Tu2.1, whole genome shotgun sequence genomic segment:
- the LOC125550453 gene encoding calcium load-activated calcium channel-like gives MASALSSLRYGDSLSVVAISGATAVLCEAISWLLIYRTATYNSLRASIERHSRKLDSMKSTSSGTGAAPSSQPASSRAKKMDRVESSLKDASRELSLAKLKSGAVVAAVLFVVFGLLNSLFEGRAVAKLPFAPVPLVQRMSHRGLPGNDPTDCAMVFLYFLCSMSIRTNLQKLLGFTPPRAAAGPGGGLFAMPDPKTN, from the coding sequence ATGGCCTCGGCGCTCTCCTCCCTCCGCTACGGCGACAGCCTCTCGGTGGTGGCCATCTCGGGCGCCACGGCGGTGCTCTGCGAGGCCATCTCCTGGCTCCTCATCTACCGCACCGCCACCTACAACTCCCTCCGCGCCTCCATCGAGCGCCACTCCCGCAAGCTCGACTCCATGAAGTCCACCTCGTCCGGCACCGGCGCGGCCCCCTCCTCCCAGCCGGCCTCCTCGCGGGCCAAGAAGATGGACCGCGTCGAGTCCAGCCTCAAGGACGCCTCGCGGGAGCTCTCCCTCGCCAAGCTCAAGTCCGgcgccgtcgtcgccgccgtGCTCTTCGTCGTCTTCGGCCTCCTCAACTCGCTCTTCGAGGGCCGCGCCGTCGCCAAGCTGCCCTTCGCGCCCGTCCCGCTCGTGCAGCGCATGAGCCACCGCGGCCTCCCCGGGAACGACCCCACCGACTGCGCCATGGTCTTCCTCTACTTCCTCTGCTCCATGAGCATACGGACCAACCTCCAGAAGCTGCTCGGCTTcacgccgccccgcgccgccgccgggcCCGGCGGCGGCCTCTTCGCCATGCCCGATCCCAAAACCAATTGA